From Pantoea sp. Ep11b, the proteins below share one genomic window:
- the cof gene encoding HMP-PP phosphatase: MVRLAAFDMDGTLLLPNHQPGEQTLDTLQALHQRGIHLVLATGRHLLEMQMLREKMALPAWLITGNGTRVHDPSGQLIAAQDLPAAVAETVIHGHWTTSASLHVFNDRGWFTDRARPELLNAHQMSGFRYQLCDLKALPAHQVTKICFIDEHPRLLALKTELDVALGDQADICFSAVNCLEVLPAGCNKGSALSQLCEHLSLTMAECMAFGDAMNDREMLAQAGQGFIMGNAMAQLKAALPHLPVIGHCERQAVSHYLNHWLATPHLAYSPEC; the protein is encoded by the coding sequence ATGGTGCGTTTAGCGGCGTTCGATATGGATGGCACACTGTTACTGCCAAATCATCAACCGGGAGAGCAGACGCTCGACACTCTGCAGGCGCTGCATCAGCGCGGCATTCATCTGGTGCTGGCGACGGGACGTCATCTGCTGGAGATGCAGATGTTACGTGAGAAAATGGCGCTGCCCGCGTGGCTGATCACCGGCAATGGCACCCGCGTTCATGACCCGTCCGGTCAGCTGATTGCTGCGCAGGATCTGCCCGCTGCCGTGGCAGAAACGGTGATCCACGGTCACTGGACAACCTCCGCTTCCCTGCATGTTTTCAATGATCGGGGGTGGTTTACCGACCGTGCGCGGCCTGAACTGCTCAACGCTCATCAGATGAGCGGATTCCGCTATCAGCTCTGCGATCTGAAAGCACTGCCCGCGCATCAGGTGACTAAAATCTGTTTTATTGACGAGCACCCGCGCCTGCTGGCGCTGAAAACAGAGCTGGATGTGGCGCTGGGCGATCAGGCCGATATCTGTTTTTCCGCTGTGAATTGTCTGGAGGTGCTGCCCGCAGGCTGCAACAAAGGCAGCGCCCTGAGTCAGTTATGTGAGCATCTGTCGCTGACAATGGCGGAGTGTATGGCGTTTGGTGACGCAATGAACGATCGCGAAATGCTGGCGCAGGCCGGACAGGGCTTCATCATGGGCAATGCGATGGCGCAGCTGAAAGCCGCGCTGCCGCATCTGCCGGTAATCGGCCATTGCGAGAGACAGGCCGTGTCTCATTACTTAAATCACTGGCTGGCAACGCCCCACCTCGCGTATTCCCCCGAATGCTGA
- a CDS encoding PLP-dependent cysteine synthase family protein, translated as MHTCWIRHAINEINADFQRSAETHLIRFDLADFPGIWFYLKDESTHPSGSLKHRLARSLFLYGLSNGWIKQNTPIIEASSGSTAVSEAYFARLLGLPFIAVMPASTAKRKIEQITFYGGQCHFVEDPCQLYAESERLARELNGHFMDQFTYAERATDWRGNNNIAESIFRQMQHEPYPIPHTVIMSAGTGGTSATLGRYIRYQGLETKLLVVDPQHSVFFDYWQQRDATLTSTRGSLIEGIGRPRVEPSFMPDVIDEMLKVPDGATLAAMLKLESILGRKPGASTGTNFWGMMQVAKRLRAANQRGSLVTLLCDSGERYPDTYYQPEWVAKHIGDITPWQRELA; from the coding sequence ATGCACACCTGCTGGATTCGCCACGCTATCAACGAAATTAACGCTGACTTTCAACGTTCGGCGGAAACCCATCTGATCCGTTTCGATCTGGCGGACTTTCCCGGCATCTGGTTCTACCTGAAAGATGAGAGCACCCATCCCAGCGGCAGCCTTAAACATCGGCTGGCTCGTTCGCTGTTTCTCTACGGCCTCTCCAACGGCTGGATTAAGCAGAATACGCCGATTATTGAAGCCTCGTCAGGCAGCACTGCCGTTTCTGAGGCGTACTTCGCAAGGCTGCTGGGGCTGCCCTTTATTGCGGTGATGCCTGCCAGTACCGCGAAGCGCAAAATCGAGCAGATCACCTTCTATGGCGGCCAGTGCCACTTTGTGGAGGATCCCTGCCAGCTCTATGCAGAATCTGAACGGCTGGCGCGCGAGCTGAACGGCCACTTTATGGATCAGTTCACCTATGCGGAACGCGCCACCGACTGGCGCGGCAATAACAATATTGCGGAAAGCATCTTCCGTCAGATGCAGCATGAGCCCTACCCGATTCCGCATACGGTCATTATGAGTGCGGGCACCGGCGGCACCTCGGCCACGCTGGGCCGCTATATCCGCTATCAGGGACTGGAAACAAAACTGCTGGTAGTCGATCCGCAACACTCGGTCTTTTTCGATTACTGGCAGCAGCGCGATGCCACGCTGACCAGCACGCGTGGCAGCCTGATCGAGGGGATTGGCCGTCCACGGGTAGAGCCGTCATTTATGCCGGACGTGATCGATGAAATGCTGAAAGTGCCGGATGGTGCAACGCTGGCGGCGATGCTGAAGCTGGAGAGCATCCTGGGACGCAAACCTGGCGCCTCAACCGGCACCAACTTCTGGGGCATGATGCAGGTGGCAAAACGTTTACGGGCCGCAAATCAGCGGGGATCGCTGGTCACCCTGCTGTGTGACAGCGGCGAGCGTTATCCCGACACCTACTATCAGCCTGAGTGGGTGGCAAAACATATCGGCGATATCACGCCCTGGCAGCGCGAGCTGGCGTAA
- a CDS encoding Lrp/AsnC family transcriptional regulator yields MLDKTDLKLLALLQQDCTLSLQSLAEAVNLTTTPCWKRLKKLEDDGIIRARVALLDGDKIGLSLTAFMFVKTQQHSREWYQTFVSVVSGMPEVMAFYRMAGEYDYLLRIQVADMKSYDAFYKRLVNGVPGLIDVTSSFAMEEIKYTTALPVAP; encoded by the coding sequence ATGTTAGATAAAACTGACCTTAAACTACTGGCGCTGCTGCAGCAGGACTGTACCCTGTCACTGCAATCGCTGGCGGAGGCCGTCAACCTCACCACCACCCCCTGCTGGAAGCGCCTGAAAAAGCTCGAAGATGATGGCATTATTCGCGCACGCGTGGCGTTGCTGGACGGGGATAAAATCGGACTGTCACTGACGGCCTTTATGTTTGTGAAAACCCAGCAGCACAGCCGCGAGTGGTATCAGACTTTTGTCTCGGTGGTGAGCGGCATGCCGGAGGTGATGGCCTTTTACCGGATGGCGGGGGAGTATGACTATCTGCTGCGGATCCAGGTGGCCGATATGAAGAGCTATGATGCTTTCTACAAACGATTAGTGAATGGTGTGCCTGGCCTGATTGATGTCACCTCCAGCTTTGCCATGGAAGAGATTAAATACACCACGGCCTTACCCGTCGCCCCCTGA